In Clostridium sp., one DNA window encodes the following:
- a CDS encoding DUF1836 domain-containing protein: MKENKFGIEYVKKTAQEISKNTIVPYEDLPRYDLFLSQVIDYLNDKFSEEKYTNNIVQNYVKNEVISKPEHSRKRGYTKVHLAQLVLLSYMRPILSTEEIKKVFRLAFNEINDDKDDIISWEKTYKLFSDIQENSFQNLMAQNLFDEKKLKDTIKDMKLKSSQEEERIMVFLVVISLICQASCVKKLVQSIVNNYNRDM; encoded by the coding sequence TTGAAGGAAAATAAATTTGGTATAGAATATGTAAAAAAGACAGCCCAAGAAATATCGAAAAACACAATTGTACCTTATGAAGATCTGCCAAGATATGATTTGTTTTTATCTCAGGTAATAGATTATTTAAATGATAAGTTCTCGGAAGAAAAATATACAAATAATATAGTTCAGAATTATGTCAAAAATGAGGTTATATCCAAACCTGAACATAGCAGGAAGAGAGGATATACAAAAGTTCATCTGGCCCAGTTGGTACTGTTGAGTTACATGAGACCAATATTGTCTACAGAGGAAATAAAGAAGGTATTCAGATTAGCTTTTAATGAGATAAATGACGATAAAGATGATATAATATCCTGGGAGAAAACTTATAAACTATTTTCAGATATACAGGAAAATAGTTTCCAGAATTTGATGGCACAGAACCTTTTTGACGAAAAGAAGTTAAAGGATACAATTAAAGACATGAAGCTAAAATCCAGCCAGGAAGAAGAAAGAATAATGGTATTCCTTGTAGTAATATCTCTGATATGTCAAGCTAGCTGTGTTAAAAAATTGGTTCAGAGCATAGTCAATAATTATAATAGAGACATGTAA
- a CDS encoding PspA/IM30 family protein, with the protein MGVIKRISNIFRAKVNNSLDEIENPIELLDQKLRDMETSLNKAKLSSAQILGNVHEIDKKMETAKRTSSEFDSKVKLALSKNNEELAKKALERKLEADKTYANLETSYKDACTKAETIKKKLKELESQIEKTRTYRDEAAARYNNAEASKKVNEILANIDSRNNAINLDDIERKIQKKESISQGLEDLKESDSLDKEFEKLSEIDLDEELKKYK; encoded by the coding sequence ATGGGAGTAATAAAACGAATATCCAACATTTTCAGAGCAAAAGTCAACAACAGTTTGGATGAAATTGAAAATCCAATAGAACTCTTGGATCAGAAACTAAGAGATATGGAAACCAGTTTAAATAAGGCTAAACTATCATCTGCACAAATACTAGGTAATGTACATGAAATTGATAAAAAGATGGAAACTGCAAAGAGGACTTCTTCTGAATTCGACAGCAAGGTAAAATTAGCCTTAAGTAAGAATAATGAAGAACTAGCAAAAAAAGCACTCGAAAGAAAATTGGAAGCAGACAAAACCTATGCCAATTTGGAAACAAGTTATAAAGACGCGTGTACTAAGGCTGAAACCATAAAGAAAAAACTTAAGGAATTAGAAAGTCAAATTGAAAAAACTAGAACTTATAGAGACGAAGCTGCTGCAAGATACAATAATGCAGAAGCAAGTAAAAAGGTAAATGAAATACTTGCAAACATAGATTCAAGAAACAACGCTATAAATTTAGATGACATTGAGAGAAAGATACAGAAAAAAGAATCTATCTCCCAAGGACTTGAGGATTTAAAGGAATCCGATTCACTGGATAAGGAATTTGAAAAATTAAGTGAAATTGACTTAGATGAAGAATTAAAAAAATATAAATAA
- a CDS encoding DUF1292 domain-containing protein produces MSRVNEFINSEKDHYGKIFVDINYAIDNVSPFLDKEILNRRKYSTKITILKKYIELIESTESEISHGSFFNKFRGDKYISLLESYKHANLEFLNQLEKCSKCQCLNCTASCKFDSCLACKEGSNIVSCDREKINITVHDNFTLDLINNKTGRNDKYKAIAVLQDIKLDKKYIIIQNILTKEKFILYYYPGISEDTYGEITDADEFDFIVSTFQSVDN; encoded by the coding sequence ATGAGTAGAGTTAATGAATTTATAAACAGTGAAAAAGATCATTACGGGAAAATATTTGTAGACATAAATTATGCTATAGATAACGTTTCGCCATTTTTAGATAAAGAAATACTCAACAGGCGAAAATATTCAACAAAAATTACCATTCTAAAAAAATATATAGAATTAATTGAGTCCACCGAATCTGAAATCAGCCATGGAAGCTTTTTCAATAAATTCAGAGGTGATAAGTATATATCCTTATTAGAAAGTTATAAACATGCTAATTTAGAATTTCTAAATCAGCTGGAAAAGTGCAGCAAATGTCAATGCCTGAATTGCACAGCTTCTTGTAAATTTGACAGCTGTCTTGCATGTAAAGAAGGCTCTAATATTGTTTCTTGTGACAGAGAAAAAATCAATATTACAGTACATGATAATTTTACTCTGGATCTTATCAATAATAAAACTGGTAGAAATGACAAATATAAAGCAATTGCAGTTCTCCAGGATATAAAGCTGGATAAAAAATATATAATAATACAAAATATTTTAACAAAAGAAAAGTTTATATTATATTATTATCCTGGAATTTCAGAAGATACTTACGGAGAAATAACAGATGCTGATGAATTTGATTTCATAGTATCTACCTTTCAAAGTGTGGATAACTAG
- a CDS encoding HDIG domain-containing metalloprotein, whose product MNLNCAKQFIKYLSVEANGEKENIYLVGGYVRDKLMNSKIEPRDVDFIYDGNISNLLKRLSESGYKFFQVKKKMYTYRCIFGDAIIDISKMKGENIIEDLNMRDFTVNTICIKLGENKIIDPFKGRKALQNRIIRAVNEDSIKNDPVRILRGIRLYINFGMHFNVNTEDIIRRYSYKLKDSPGERVSSELMSIIERDKEGVAFEILDAFSILKFLVPYVEELKTIGKCKYHVEDVFTHINLTYRIFKDIINNRIKLRSLNFDIFNNKIGDFSLKEYTALSCFLHDIGKYEAYKKQDNRISFIGHEERGADICRKLCIDLRFSKKASEFIEVVVKEHMQPLVLFKNKFGSNREELYKFFNKYGKLSQYILIVSFCDNYATRILLDRENEKESYKIFIENMFYEYTVYSNIKRERFIDGNYIKNVLGIKGPAVGSIINDIDRLRYLKRINTREEVISYIGKIKYFRIHNKN is encoded by the coding sequence ATGAATTTGAATTGTGCAAAGCAGTTTATTAAGTATCTGAGCGTAGAGGCAAATGGAGAAAAAGAAAATATATATCTGGTTGGCGGGTATGTAAGAGATAAATTGATGAATTCTAAAATTGAACCTAGAGATGTGGATTTTATATATGATGGAAATATCAGCAATCTTTTAAAAAGGTTGAGTGAATCAGGATATAAATTTTTTCAGGTAAAAAAGAAAATGTATACATATAGATGTATATTTGGAGATGCTATTATAGACATTTCGAAAATGAAAGGAGAAAATATAATTGAAGATCTAAATATGAGGGATTTTACTGTGAATACCATATGCATTAAACTGGGGGAAAATAAGATAATAGACCCGTTTAAAGGTAGAAAGGCACTGCAAAATAGAATAATAAGAGCTGTAAATGAGGACAGCATTAAAAATGATCCTGTTAGAATTTTGAGAGGTATAAGACTGTATATAAATTTCGGTATGCATTTTAATGTGAATACAGAGGATATTATTAGAAGATATTCATATAAGTTGAAAGATTCACCGGGAGAAAGAGTGTCTTCCGAGCTCATGTCTATAATAGAAAGGGATAAGGAAGGGGTCGCCTTTGAAATATTAGATGCATTTTCCATATTGAAGTTTCTGGTGCCATATGTAGAGGAACTGAAAACTATAGGGAAATGCAAATATCATGTAGAAGATGTATTTACCCATATAAATTTAACTTATAGAATCTTCAAGGATATTATAAATAATAGAATAAAATTAAGAAGTTTAAATTTCGATATATTTAATAACAAAATCGGTGACTTTAGTTTGAAAGAATATACGGCACTTTCCTGTTTCCTGCATGATATAGGTAAATACGAAGCTTATAAAAAACAGGACAATAGAATAAGCTTTATAGGGCACGAGGAAAGAGGAGCTGATATATGTAGAAAGCTATGTATTGATCTTAGGTTTTCCAAGAAGGCATCAGAATTTATAGAAGTTGTTGTAAAGGAGCATATGCAGCCGCTTGTACTTTTTAAAAATAAATTTGGCAGCAATAGGGAAGAACTTTATAAATTTTTCAATAAATACGGCAAGTTGTCACAGTATATACTTATAGTATCTTTCTGTGACAATTATGCTACGAGAATACTTTTGGACAGAGAAAATGAGAAAGAATCCTATAAGATTTTTATAGAAAATATGTTTTATGAGTATACAGTCTATTCAAATATAAAAAGAGAAAGATTTATAGATGGTAATTATATTAAAAATGTCTTAGGTATAAAAGGTCCAGCAGTAGGTAGTATAATTAATGATATAGATAGACTTAGATACTTAAAAAGGATTAATACCAGGGAGGAAGTTATCAGCTATATTGGAAAAATAAAATATTTTAGAATACACAATAAAAATTGA
- a CDS encoding AbrB/MazE/SpoVT family DNA-binding domain-containing protein, protein MKSTGVVRRVDELGRIVIPIELRRTLDIAEKDALEIYVDGEQIILKKYEPACIFCGDARDVVNYKGKNICKKCLNELKEGK, encoded by the coding sequence ATGAAATCAACAGGTGTTGTAAGAAGAGTGGACGAGCTAGGAAGGATTGTAATTCCTATAGAATTGAGAAGAACTTTGGACATCGCTGAAAAAGATGCTCTGGAAATATACGTAGATGGTGAACAAATCATATTGAAAAAATATGAACCTGCTTGTATTTTCTGTGGTGATGCAAGAGATGTAGTAAATTACAAAGGCAAGAATATCTGTAAAAAGTGTTTAAACGAGTTAAAAGAAGGAAAATAA
- a CDS encoding NlpC/P60 family protein — translation MNRKTVSVIIALTLALSTCGSVLASPSSTTSLDGVKQQKQELQIKVEKLDNQISQVMDQIKTNKKDIQKISSSIEKNKQNLEKAQENIGTQQQLFNQRARAMYINGVDSYLGVILNSTSLNDFVSRIDTVKRVMTSDKKIINDLNEKKEQLAAEKEKLNNENSNLLALKSDNESKLDKLNSDKSTQSKLIADLDKKEQALEAASVNSESNTMVALAANNVQKVRESAPRISRGGSAASASSNAIVAYASNFLGVPYVWGGTSPSGFDCSGLVQYVYAHFGISLPRTSQTQQGVGTPVSRDNLQPGDLVFFGSPAYHVGIYVGNGSYINAPKTGDVVKIASISRSDFSGGRRILN, via the coding sequence TTGAACAGAAAAACCGTGTCTGTTATAATTGCTTTGACATTGGCGCTGTCTACTTGTGGAAGTGTTTTAGCTTCACCAAGCAGTACGACCTCTTTGGACGGAGTGAAACAACAGAAGCAGGAATTACAAATTAAGGTTGAAAAATTGGACAATCAAATATCTCAAGTGATGGACCAAATTAAAACTAATAAAAAAGACATTCAAAAAATAAGTAGTAGTATAGAAAAAAACAAACAAAATTTAGAAAAAGCACAAGAAAATATAGGTACTCAGCAGCAGTTATTTAATCAAAGGGCAAGGGCAATGTACATAAACGGAGTGGATAGTTACTTGGGTGTAATATTGAATTCCACAAGTTTAAACGATTTTGTATCCAGAATAGATACAGTTAAAAGAGTGATGACTTCAGATAAAAAAATTATAAATGATTTAAATGAGAAAAAGGAACAATTGGCTGCAGAAAAGGAAAAATTAAATAATGAAAATAGTAACCTTCTCGCTCTTAAATCTGATAACGAAAGTAAATTGGACAAGCTCAATAGTGACAAATCAACTCAAAGTAAATTAATAGCAGATCTAGATAAAAAAGAACAAGCTCTTGAAGCGGCTTCTGTAAATTCCGAGAGTAATACCATGGTGGCTTTGGCAGCAAATAATGTTCAGAAGGTAAGAGAATCAGCTCCGAGAATATCCAGAGGTGGATCAGCAGCATCAGCATCTTCCAATGCAATAGTAGCATATGCATCTAATTTTCTAGGAGTTCCTTATGTCTGGGGTGGAACATCTCCGTCAGGTTTTGACTGTTCAGGACTGGTTCAGTATGTTTATGCCCATTTCGGAATTTCTCTTCCAAGAACCTCACAGACTCAGCAGGGAGTAGGAACACCTGTATCCAGAGATAATCTTCAGCCTGGTGATCTCGTGTTCTTTGGTTCACCTGCATATCATGTAGGGATATATGTGGGGAACGGATCATATATTAATGCACCTAAGACAGGTGATGTAGTTAAAATAGCTTCAATAAGCAGATCTGATTTTAGCGGTGGAAGAAGAATCCTCAACTGA
- the rsmI gene encoding 16S rRNA (cytidine(1402)-2'-O)-methyltransferase, with protein sequence MKAGKLFLVPTPIGNLKDITIRALEVLKNVDLIAAEDTRQTLKLLNHFDIKKTLVSYHKFNEKNKSKELTEKLKEGKNIAIVSDAGTPGISDPGSVMVGMCIQEEINFEVLTGSTAVTTALVYSGFSTNMFTFVGFLPRDNKSKNNIIETLKDRKDTLIFYEAPHRLQNTLLFLKKTLGNREIAICRELTKIHEEILRFTVDEAINYYNTKNPKGEFVLVVSGKSEEEILSDNEQRWKNVTIQEHIKMYIKEGFSKKESIKKVSRDRNLSKSEVYKCSINL encoded by the coding sequence ATGAAAGCAGGTAAACTTTTTCTTGTGCCAACACCAATAGGAAATTTAAAGGATATAACTATAAGGGCGCTTGAAGTACTGAAAAATGTTGATTTAATAGCAGCAGAAGATACTAGGCAAACTTTAAAACTCCTAAATCATTTTGATATAAAGAAAACCCTCGTAAGCTATCATAAATTCAATGAAAAAAATAAAAGCAAGGAATTAACAGAAAAACTTAAAGAGGGTAAGAATATAGCAATTGTTAGTGATGCAGGAACTCCTGGAATTTCAGACCCAGGTAGTGTCATGGTTGGAATGTGTATACAGGAAGAAATAAATTTTGAAGTGCTTACGGGATCTACTGCTGTGACTACAGCACTTGTTTATTCTGGATTTAGTACAAATATGTTTACATTTGTAGGTTTTTTACCTCGAGATAATAAAAGTAAAAATAACATTATTGAGACTCTAAAAGACAGAAAAGATACATTGATATTCTATGAAGCCCCACACAGACTCCAAAACACTCTTTTGTTCTTAAAAAAAACATTAGGGAACAGAGAGATAGCAATATGCAGGGAACTTACAAAAATTCATGAGGAAATATTGAGATTTACTGTGGACGAAGCTATAAATTATTATAATACAAAGAATCCAAAAGGGGAATTTGTACTTGTTGTAAGTGGCAAGTCTGAAGAAGAAATTTTAAGTGATAATGAACAAAGATGGAAAAATGTGACTATTCAAGAGCATATAAAAATGTATATAAAAGAAGGCTTTAGCAAAAAAGAATCAATTAAAAAAGTTTCCAGAGACAGGAATTTGTCCAAATCAGAAGTGTACAAATGCTCTATAAACTTGTAG
- a CDS encoding tRNA1(Val) (adenine(37)-N6)-methyltransferase, which yields MELGFLKEDETLDDLQIKGIHIIQKKNAFRFGVDSVLLANFARIRPKIKVIDLCSGTGIIPFIIAGKTSAEHITGIEIQRDMVDMAKRSIAFNKMEDRISFVDKDITDVGFLKVMSKVDVITVNPPYKLKNSGIINKNDKNAIARHEIFCTLEDVVRASKILLKDNGRFYMIHRPDRLVDIMCCMRKYEIEPKLMRMIHPCTGKAPNMVLVEGRNNGGRFLKWDKPLYIHTEDGGYTEEINKIYGRDRGTVYESR from the coding sequence ATGGAATTAGGCTTTTTGAAGGAAGATGAGACATTAGATGACCTTCAAATTAAAGGGATACATATTATACAAAAAAAAAATGCATTCAGGTTTGGAGTGGATTCAGTTCTGCTTGCAAATTTTGCGAGGATAAGGCCCAAAATAAAGGTGATTGATTTATGCAGTGGTACAGGAATAATTCCTTTCATAATAGCAGGGAAAACATCTGCCGAGCATATAACTGGAATAGAAATACAAAGAGACATGGTAGATATGGCAAAGCGCTCGATAGCTTTCAATAAAATGGAGGATAGAATTAGTTTTGTAGACAAGGATATAACAGATGTTGGATTTTTAAAGGTTATGTCAAAGGTTGATGTTATAACGGTAAATCCGCCTTATAAATTAAAAAATTCAGGTATTATAAATAAAAATGATAAAAATGCAATAGCACGACATGAAATATTTTGTACACTTGAGGATGTTGTAAGGGCATCCAAAATTTTATTGAAGGATAATGGCAGGTTTTATATGATTCACAGACCGGATAGACTTGTTGATATAATGTGCTGTATGAGAAAGTATGAGATTGAGCCAAAGCTAATGAGGATGATTCATCCATGTACTGGAAAGGCCCCAAATATGGTCCTTGTAGAAGGGAGAAACAATGGAGGAAGGTTCCTTAAGTGGGATAAACCATTGTATATTCATACTGAGGATGGAGGATATACGGAAGAGATAAATAAAATATATGGAAGAGATAGAGGGACTGTGTATGAAAGCAGGTAA
- a CDS encoding OmpA/MotB family protein, translating into MKRKKPEKKADGLRWMLTYSDLITLLMIFFIVMYSMSQVDQNKYKQITESLSIAMGGGKTIVGSENTASVKDTVKQIDTADTSVSEQKKLEQLKKEVDKYLKQNGLSNSVSTQVDERGLVVSINDTLFFDTGKAEIKPQIQTKLVGIGKIVNKLGNSIRIEGHTDNVPISNSQYSSNWQLSCIRAANVTQFLQSKVGISPSKLSAVGYGEYKPVIDNSTEVGRAKNRRVDIIIVNSKFDEIEHDSDNSSVQKSKVPDTQKSN; encoded by the coding sequence ATGAAGAGAAAAAAACCTGAGAAGAAAGCAGATGGTTTAAGGTGGATGCTCACATATTCTGATTTAATAACTTTGCTTATGATATTTTTTATTGTCATGTATTCCATGAGTCAAGTAGATCAAAATAAGTACAAGCAAATTACAGAATCTCTTAGTATAGCTATGGGTGGAGGAAAAACTATAGTAGGTTCAGAGAATACAGCAAGTGTTAAAGATACTGTAAAACAGATAGACACTGCGGATACGAGTGTGTCTGAACAAAAAAAATTAGAACAACTGAAAAAAGAAGTGGATAAATACTTAAAACAAAACGGCTTGAGCAATAGTGTGAGTACGCAGGTAGATGAGCGCGGACTCGTAGTAAGCATAAATGATACTTTGTTTTTCGACACGGGAAAAGCTGAAATAAAACCACAAATTCAAACTAAACTGGTAGGTATAGGCAAGATAGTAAACAAACTTGGAAATTCAATAAGAATAGAAGGCCACACTGATAATGTACCTATTAGTAATAGTCAGTACTCTTCAAATTGGCAATTGTCATGTATAAGGGCTGCAAATGTTACACAGTTCCTTCAGTCGAAGGTTGGAATTAGTCCGTCAAAACTCTCTGCTGTTGGATATGGAGAATACAAGCCGGTAATTGATAATTCTACAGAGGTGGGTAGGGCAAAAAATAGAAGAGTTGATATAATAATAGTAAATAGCAAATTTGATGAAATTGAACATGACTCGGACAATAGTTCTGTACAAAAATCAAAGGTACCCGATACCCAGAAATCCAATTAA
- a CDS encoding flagellar motor protein — MDISVVIFMVFGILSVVFGYVLEGGSAGALLGATAAIIVFGGTIGATGLSFPMDVLKRLPKMFKVLFSPRKADLPALISYFKDVSYKTRKNGLLSLEGEISSDPNLDPFIKKGLQLVVDGVDPQAVRSILELELESTSERHLEGSAVFENAGGYAPTMGIVGTVMGLVHVLGNLEDTSTLGPKIATAFLATLYGIASANLLWLPIANRLRQADEKEVKEKTLIVEAILYIQEGINPNTIAEKLKSFLNKEELSKFEQMDGKAEL; from the coding sequence ATGGATATATCTGTTGTTATATTTATGGTTTTTGGAATCTTATCTGTAGTATTTGGTTATGTTTTGGAAGGTGGATCTGCAGGTGCACTTTTGGGAGCTACTGCGGCTATAATAGTTTTTGGAGGGACAATTGGTGCTACAGGGCTTTCATTTCCTATGGATGTACTAAAAAGACTTCCCAAAATGTTTAAAGTACTTTTTAGTCCTAGGAAAGCGGATTTACCAGCTTTAATTTCGTATTTTAAAGATGTATCCTATAAAACCAGAAAAAATGGATTGCTGAGTTTGGAAGGAGAGATATCCAGTGACCCCAATTTGGATCCATTTATAAAAAAGGGTCTTCAGCTTGTAGTAGACGGAGTTGATCCTCAAGCTGTAAGAAGTATATTGGAATTGGAACTTGAATCTACATCTGAAAGACATCTGGAAGGCTCAGCTGTATTTGAAAATGCAGGTGGATATGCACCTACCATGGGTATAGTCGGTACAGTTATGGGATTGGTACATGTTCTGGGAAATCTTGAAGATACATCGACACTGGGACCCAAAATAGCGACTGCATTTCTGGCAACACTATATGGCATAGCATCAGCCAATCTTTTATGGCTTCCAATAGCCAACAGATTGAGACAGGCTGATGAAAAAGAGGTAAAGGAAAAGACACTTATTGTTGAGGCAATACTTTATATTCAGGAAGGTATAAACCCGAATACTATAGCAGAGAAGCTAAAAAGCTTCTTGAACAAGGAAGAATTATCCAAATTTGAACAAATGGATGGGAAGGCTGAACTATGA
- a CDS encoding DUF362 domain-containing protein produces MAYKINDACVSCGACASECPVEAISQGDTQFVIDENTCIDCGNCANVCPVGAPVQED; encoded by the coding sequence ATGGCATATAAAATTAATGATGCATGTGTAAGTTGTGGAGCCTGTGCTTCGGAGTGTCCAGTTGAGGCAATAAGCCAGGGGGATACTCAGTTCGTAATAGATGAAAATACTTGCATTGATTGTGGGAACTGTGCTAATGTCTGTCCTGTAGGTGCACCAGTTCAGGAAGACTAA
- a CDS encoding heavy-metal-associated domain-containing protein, with protein sequence MKSIFKIPNMRTADDINNIRSAVANNQGVVACKINVEKGEVSIVYDDYFVSDSQLIQSIEDLGYAVF encoded by the coding sequence ATGAAATCAATATTTAAGATTCCAAATATGCGAACTGCTGATGATATAAATAATATAAGAAGTGCTGTAGCAAATAATCAAGGAGTTGTAGCATGCAAAATAAATGTTGAAAAAGGTGAAGTCAGTATAGTATATGATGATTATTTTGTAAGTGATAGTCAACTTATTCAATCTATTGAAGATTTAGGATATGCTGTATTTTAA
- a CDS encoding PSP1 domain-containing protein translates to MVTVIGVRFKKAGKIYYFSPGNLDVKKYNNVIVETARGIEFGQCVVQPKQIAEDDIVSPLKNVLRIATEDDIKRHDENKKKEEEAFSICVDKIKQHNLKMKLIDVEYTFDNNKVIFYFTADGRIDFRELVKDLASIFRTRIELRQIGVRDEAKMVGGLGPCGRAMCCSTFLGDFVPVSIKMAKEQNLSLNPTKISGICGRLMCCLNYEQSIYEDIRKRMPKVRSIVSTPYGNGEVISNSVIGESVKVKIKNHNEEDVIKQVSINDIELVSGNYEGSINEDEIKVDIEGDDIKDSEIIKQLFKEE, encoded by the coding sequence ATGGTAACTGTTATAGGAGTACGTTTCAAAAAGGCCGGGAAAATATATTACTTTTCACCAGGGAATCTGGATGTAAAAAAATATAATAATGTCATAGTAGAAACAGCTAGAGGAATAGAGTTTGGACAATGTGTTGTGCAACCAAAGCAGATAGCAGAAGATGATATTGTATCTCCGCTGAAAAATGTACTTAGAATTGCTACAGAAGATGATATAAAAAGACACGATGAAAACAAGAAAAAAGAAGAAGAAGCCTTTTCAATATGTGTGGATAAAATAAAACAGCATAATTTGAAAATGAAGCTTATAGATGTAGAGTATACTTTTGATAATAACAAAGTAATTTTTTATTTTACGGCGGATGGAAGAATAGATTTTAGGGAACTTGTAAAAGATCTGGCATCTATATTTAGAACGAGAATAGAACTCAGACAGATAGGTGTTAGAGATGAAGCTAAAATGGTAGGAGGACTGGGGCCATGCGGCAGAGCTATGTGTTGTTCTACATTTTTAGGTGATTTTGTACCGGTTTCTATAAAAATGGCAAAGGAACAAAATTTATCTCTAAATCCTACGAAAATTTCAGGAATATGTGGGAGGCTAATGTGCTGTTTGAATTATGAACAGAGTATATATGAAGATATAAGAAAGAGGATGCCTAAAGTGAGATCCATTGTAAGCACCCCTTATGGAAATGGTGAGGTAATAAGTAATTCTGTAATTGGAGAAAGCGTTAAGGTAAAGATAAAAAACCATAATGAAGAAGATGTGATAAAGCAAGTTTCCATAAATGACATAGAATTGGTTTCAGGAAATTATGAGGGAAGTATAAATGAAGATGAGATTAAAGTTGATATAGAAGGTGATGACATAAAAGATTCGGAGATAATAAAACAATTATTTAAAGAAGAGTAG
- a CDS encoding DNA polymerase III subunit delta', which translates to MYFDDIIGHDKIIAQINMAVESNRFSHAHIIAGEDGIGKSIIARETAKKVLGTKQASQYIDIVEYKLKSNKKSVGIDDVKNIIGETNKRPYECNNKVIIVYNADLMTEAAQNAFLKTIEEPPSSIYIILLCEKLDNILDTIRSRCEVYKLNRLKDDEMVEFLNRNYPDLQYDEHKSIIAFSDGIPGRAEKFLEDKNFHQIRNDTLELLKELSKDKIEIMHKDASFLFKYREDYEEIFTCILSYIRDVFIYKETGDRKMLINNDKFEDIKFIGEMFSFNKLNGIIDVIKNARKMLSGNVNSNLVFDSMLLKMQEV; encoded by the coding sequence TTGTATTTTGATGATATAATAGGTCATGATAAAATAATAGCACAGATAAATATGGCTGTAGAATCAAATAGGTTTTCTCATGCACATATTATTGCGGGTGAAGACGGAATAGGAAAAAGTATTATTGCCCGGGAAACTGCAAAAAAAGTATTGGGTACAAAGCAAGCAAGTCAGTATATTGATATTGTAGAATATAAACTTAAAAGCAATAAGAAATCTGTAGGTATAGACGATGTAAAAAATATAATAGGGGAAACTAATAAGAGACCTTATGAATGCAATAATAAAGTAATTATAGTATATAATGCAGATTTAATGACAGAAGCAGCCCAAAATGCTTTTTTAAAGACAATAGAAGAACCACCTTCCAGTATATATATAATTTTATTGTGTGAGAAACTTGATAATATTCTGGATACGATACGGTCAAGATGCGAAGTGTATAAGCTGAACAGGCTAAAAGACGATGAGATGGTTGAATTCTTAAATAGAAATTATCCGGATCTGCAATATGATGAACACAAGTCCATTATAGCATTTAGTGATGGCATACCCGGTAGAGCAGAAAAATTTCTAGAAGATAAAAATTTCCATCAAATAAGAAATGATACACTGGAGCTGTTAAAGGAATTATCCAAAGATAAAATAGAAATCATGCATAAGGATGCTTCTTTTCTATTCAAATACAGGGAAGATTATGAAGAAATATTTACCTGCATATTGTCCTATATAAGGGATGTTTTTATTTATAAAGAGACAGGAGATAGAAAAATGCTTATAAATAATGACAAATTTGAGGATATAAAATTTATAGGAGAGATGTTCTCATTTAATAAATTAAATGGTATTATAGACGTTATAAAAAATGCAAGGAAAATGCTTTCCGGTAATGTAAACTCAAATTTAGTTTTTGATTCTATGTTGCTGAAGATGCAGGAGGTATAG
- a CDS encoding cyclic-di-AMP receptor — translation MKLIIAVVQDDDAGDLIEKLTEDKFRVTKLATTGGFLKAGNTTLMIGVEEKDLDKVIGNIEEVCKTRDQIITTPSTVAGTTGVYMPYPVEVEVGGATIFVLDVDKFIRI, via the coding sequence ATGAAATTAATTATAGCTGTCGTTCAGGACGATGATGCCGGTGATTTGATAGAAAAATTAACTGAAGATAAATTTAGAGTTACAAAATTGGCTACTACTGGAGGATTTCTAAAGGCCGGCAATACTACTTTGATGATAGGTGTGGAAGAAAAAGACTTGGATAAAGTGATAGGAAATATAGAGGAAGTGTGCAAGACTAGAGATCAAATCATAACAACTCCTTCAACCGTTGCAGGAACTACCGGAGTATATATGCCATACCCGGTGGAAGTGGAAGTAGGCGGTGCAACTATATTTGTACTGGATGTGGATAAATTTATTAGAATCTAG